CGATTGGGTGGCGGCAACAGCACATCGAGGATGCGTTCTTCTGCCGCATCTTCTGCCTGCACGCGCACACGCTTCACCGCCTGATCACGGGTTTGCTTCAGCGCCATTTCCACCAGATCGCGGATGATGCTATCCACATCCCGGCCCACGTATCCCACTTCGGTGAACTTGGTGGCTTCGACTTTAATGAAGGGTGCATGCGCCAGCTTGGCCAGACGACGGGCAATTTCGGTTTTACCTACGCCGGTCGGCCCGATCATCAGGATGTTTTTCGGGGTGATTTCGCTTTTCAGCGGCTCGGCGACCTGCTGACGCCGCCAGCGATTGCGGAGCGCCACCGCTACTGCACGTTTAGCGCGGGACTGGCCGACGATATGCTTGTCGAGTTCGTGGACAATTTCCTGGGGAGTCATCTGGGTCATGTGTCTGCTTTCCGTACGTCGCTGCTGCGCGCTGATATTACTCTTGCAAAGAGAACGTATGTTCTCTACATTGCGTACTCCAACCAAGAGGAGGAGTATCGATCATGATGGCGTATGTTTTGGTGGGCACTAACGACTTGTCGCGTGCTGTATCGTTCTATGAAGCCTTGTTTGACGGGCTCGATGCCAAGCGTGTCTGGGAATCGGATCGCGGCATTGCCTGGAGCAACAGCCCATCTGCGCCCGGTCTCGGTGTGATCCTGCCCTTCAACGAAGAGCCGGCTACCGTAGGCAATGGCAGCATGGTGGCGCTGCATATGCCCTCGCGCGAGTGGGTCGACAAGCTGCACGCCAAGGCGCTCGCACTCGGCGGCACTGACGAAGGTGCACCCGGCGAGCGTGGCCCCGGCTTCTACGCTGGCTATTTCCGCGATCTCGACGGCAACAAGCTCAACGCTGTGTGCTTCGGCTGATCCCATTACAGGGTTTCGATCACGTGGTTGTGGTTGGTGTAGATGCAGATGTCGCCCGCGATTTCGAGCGACTTCTTCACCACCACATCCGCCGGTAAGTCTGTGTTGTCATAGAGCGCACGTGCTGCAGCCTGCGCAAATGAGCCACCCGAACCAATGGCGGCAATGCCTTGCTCTGGCTCCAGCACATCGCCATTGCCGGTAATCACCAGCGTGGCGGTTTTATCGGCCACGATCAGCATGGCTTCCAGTCGGCGCAGCATGCGGTCGGTACGCCAATCCTTGGCCAGCTCGACCGCGCTACGCAGCAAATGGCCCTGATGCTTTTCCAGCTTGGCTTCGAATCGCTCAAATAGCGTGAAAGCATCTGCCGTGCCCCCAGCAAAACCAACCAGCACTTTCTCGTGATAGAGCTTGCGCACT
The nucleotide sequence above comes from Burkholderiaceae bacterium DAT-1. Encoded proteins:
- a CDS encoding VOC family protein, whose translation is MMAYVLVGTNDLSRAVSFYEALFDGLDAKRVWESDRGIAWSNSPSAPGLGVILPFNEEPATVGNGSMVALHMPSREWVDKLHAKALALGGTDEGAPGERGPGFYAGYFRDLDGNKLNAVCFG
- the hslV gene encoding ATP-dependent protease subunit HslV, which encodes MQQFDGTTIVSVRRGDSVALGGDGQVTLGNVVIKSTARKVRKLYHEKVLVGFAGGTADAFTLFERFEAKLEKHQGHLLRSAVELAKDWRTDRMLRRLEAMLIVADKTATLVITGNGDVLEPEQGIAAIGSGGSFAQAAARALYDNTDLPADVVVKKSLEIAGDICIYTNHNHVIETL